The following are encoded in a window of Peromyscus leucopus breed LL Stock chromosome X, UCI_PerLeu_2.1, whole genome shotgun sequence genomic DNA:
- the LOC114701512 gene encoding LOW QUALITY PROTEIN: cell division cycle-associated 7-like protein (The sequence of the model RefSeq protein was modified relative to this genomic sequence to represent the inferred CDS: inserted 1 base in 1 codon), whose product MELATRSQIPKEVADIFNAPSDDEEFLGFQDDVHMENLSESCDSLDSLELQKQQDVCFHSKYLTEELKRIFIEDTDSEIEDFEGFTESELNMNSDPELVESELSEGGKTSVVSEEEEDEEEEEVVPRKGRSTRSSFGLRVAFQFPTKRLSKTPDKNSSHLADSKTDLGRGKSCRQAKEREDSASESEDDSRAESQENSDALLKRAINIKENKAMLAQLXVRTPSSASKRRSARRAFSEGKIIGHMNPTRSARPPEKFALENFTFSATKLTEELYSFRRRKTISGGKCQKYRRRHRVSSFRSVKDITDEDLENVAITVRDKVYDKVLGNTCHQCWQKTIDTKTVCRNQSCGGVRGQFCGPCLRNRYGEDVRTALLDPEWTCPPCRGICNCSYCRKRDGRCATGILIHLAKFYGYDNVKEYLESLQKQQ is encoded by the exons ATGGAGCTGGCTACGCGCTCCCAGATCCCCAAAGAAGTCGCTGACATCTTTAATGCCCCCAGTGATGATGAAGAGTTTCTGGGTTTCCAGGATGATGTTCACATGGAGAACCTGTCAGAGAGCTGCGATAGTTTGGACTCGCTGGAGTTGCAgaaacag CAGGATGTGTGTTTCCATTCAAAATACCTCACTGAAGAGCTAAAAAGAATTTTCATAGAGGACACAGATTCAGAAATTGAAGATTTTGAAGGATTTACCGAGAGTGAGCTGAACATGAACAGTGACCCAGAGCTCGTGGAGTCAGAGCTGAGTGAAGGTGGCAAGACATCTGTggtgagtgaggaggaggaagatgaggaagaagaggaggttgTGCCTAGAAAAGGCAGGTCCACGAGAAGCAGTTTTGGTCTTCGAGTAGCCTTTCAATTCCCCACCAAAAGACTGTCAAAGACACCAGATAAAAACAGCTCACACTTAGCGGACAGTAAGACTGATCTCGGAAGGGGGAAAAGCTGCAGACAGGCCAAGGAGCGGGAAGACTCTGCCTCCGAGTCTGAGGATGACTCCAGGGCAGAGAGCCAGGAGAATTCGGATGCTCTGCTGAAAAGGGCCATAAACATCAAAGAGAACAAGGCCATGCTCGCTCAGC TTGTGCGAACCCCGTCCTCTGCTTCTAAGAGGAGATCGGCTCGGCGGGCCTTCTCAGAGGGAAAGATCATAGGGCACATGAACCCAACCCGGAGTGCACGCCCCCCAGAGAAGTTTGCTCTGGAGAACTTCACCTTCTCGGCCACCAAGCTCACCGAAGAGCTTTACAGCTTCAGAAGAAGGAAGACCATTAGTGGGGGGAAATGCCAGAAGTATAGACGGCGTCACCGAGTATCTTCTTTTCGCTCCGTGAAAGACATCACTGACGAAGACTTGGAAAATGTTGCCATAACTGTGCGTGATAAAGTCTACGATAAAGTGCTGGGTAACACCTGCCATCAGTGCTGGCAGAAGACCATTGATACCAAGACGGTGTGTCGGAACCAGAGCTGTGGTGGTGTGCGGGGACAGTTCTGTGGGCCGTGCCTACGGAATCGCTATGGGGAGGATGTGCGGACCGCATTGCTGGATCCGGAGTGGACGTGTCCTCCCTGCCGCGGGATCTGCAACTGCAGTTACTGCCGGAAGCGAGATGGCCGCTGTGCCACTGGAATTCTCATTCATCTGGCCAAGTTTTACGGCTATGATAATGTCAAGGAATACCTGGAGAGCTTACAGAAGCAGCAGTAG